In Serratia sp. FDAARGOS_506, a genomic segment contains:
- the ppx gene encoding exopolyphosphatase: protein MPLKNTATNKPQEIAAIDLGSNSFHMVIARVVNGALQVLGRLKQRVHLADGLDSNNVLSEEAIERGLACLALFAERLQGFPADNVTIVGTHTLRQAVNAEVFLKRAAKVIPYPIEIIAGQEEARLIFMGVEHTQPEKGRKLVIDIGGGSTELVIGEDFEPLLAESRRMGCVSFAQLFFPGGEISKNNFRRARLAAAQKLETLAWQYRIQGWQYALGASGTIKAAHEVLVAMGEKDGLITLERLEMLAEQVLQFKSFSSLSLPGLSEDRQSVFVPGLAILCGVFDALAIRDLRLSDGALREGVLYEMEGRFRHQDIRSRTAKSLADHYNIDREQAKRVLETTELLYSQWMAQNTKLAHPQLEALLKWAAMLHEVGLSINHSGMHRHSAYILQNSNLPGFNQEQQLLLAALVRFHRKAIKLEELPRLNLFKKKHYLPLIQLLRLSTLLNNQRQSTTTPETLRLTTDDNHWTLRFPAGYLAQNNLVQLDFEREQAYWNDVVGWKLLIDEEGSQDEQRSA, encoded by the coding sequence ATGCCGCTAAAAAACACTGCAACGAACAAACCGCAGGAAATCGCCGCCATCGACCTCGGGTCGAACAGTTTCCACATGGTGATCGCCCGCGTCGTCAACGGCGCCTTACAGGTATTGGGCCGTTTAAAACAGCGGGTGCATCTCGCCGACGGATTGGACAGCAACAACGTACTCAGTGAAGAGGCGATAGAACGCGGCCTGGCCTGCCTGGCCCTGTTTGCCGAACGGCTGCAGGGCTTCCCGGCGGATAACGTCACCATCGTCGGGACTCACACCCTGCGTCAGGCGGTGAACGCCGAAGTGTTCCTCAAGCGCGCCGCCAAAGTGATCCCCTACCCGATCGAAATCATCGCCGGTCAGGAAGAAGCGCGTCTGATCTTCATGGGCGTGGAGCACACTCAGCCGGAGAAAGGCCGCAAGCTGGTGATCGACATCGGCGGCGGCTCCACCGAGCTGGTGATCGGCGAAGACTTCGAGCCGCTGCTGGCGGAAAGCCGCCGCATGGGCTGCGTCAGCTTCGCCCAGCTGTTCTTCCCGGGCGGCGAGATCAGCAAAAACAACTTCCGCCGCGCGCGGCTGGCGGCGGCGCAGAAGCTGGAAACGCTGGCCTGGCAGTACCGCATTCAGGGCTGGCAGTATGCGCTGGGCGCCTCGGGCACCATCAAGGCCGCCCATGAAGTGCTGGTGGCGATGGGGGAAAAAGACGGTCTGATCACTCTGGAACGCCTGGAAATGCTCGCCGAGCAGGTGCTGCAGTTCAAAAGCTTCAGCTCGTTGAGCCTGCCGGGCCTGTCGGAAGATCGCCAATCGGTGTTCGTGCCGGGGCTAGCTATTCTGTGCGGCGTGTTCGACGCGCTGGCGATACGCGATCTGCGCCTGTCCGACGGCGCGCTGCGCGAAGGCGTGCTGTATGAAATGGAAGGCCGTTTCCGCCACCAGGACATCCGCAGCCGCACCGCCAAGAGCCTGGCCGATCACTACAACATCGACCGCGAACAGGCCAAACGGGTGCTGGAAACCACCGAGCTGCTCTACTCGCAGTGGATGGCGCAAAACACCAAGCTGGCTCACCCGCAGCTGGAGGCCCTGCTGAAATGGGCCGCCATGCTGCACGAAGTGGGGCTGAGCATCAACCACAGCGGCATGCACCGCCATTCGGCCTACATTCTGCAAAACTCCAACCTGCCTGGCTTCAACCAAGAACAGCAACTGCTGCTGGCGGCTCTGGTGCGCTTCCACCGTAAGGCGATCAAGCTGGAAGAGCTGCCGCGCCTCAACCTGTTCAAGAAGAAACACTACCTGCCGCTGATCCAGCTGCTGCGTCTGAGCACCCTGCTCAACAACCAGCGTCAGTCGACTACCACGCCGGAAACGCTGCGCCTGACCACCGACGACAACCACTGGACGCTGCGCTTCCCGGCCGGCTACCTGGCGCAGAACAACCTGGTGCAGCTCGATTTCGAACGCGAGCAGGCCTACTGGAACGACGTCGTCGGCTGGAAGCTGCTGATCGACGAAGAAGGCTCGCAAGACGAACAGCGCTCCGCCTGA
- the mgtE gene encoding magnesium transporter codes for MSAATHNVKKVAEHRQRILTLLLNNKELVDGILGRPGDEHTLSQSELLNQTAEITGLLDDMHAADLADLLEALPQDERMALWRLVGNNKRGQTLVEVAEPVWDSLIEEMSDKDLLKAIKTLDVDEQAYLAQYLPRNLMGRLLTSLEPEQRAQVREMSQYAKDSVGWMMDFELVTVRPDVTLGAVHRFLRMRKTIPDATDKLFVTDRKNTLLGELPLTAVLLNDPEIPVREVMDSDPATFQPEDKADEAAGAFERYDLISAPVVDAKGKLMGRLTIEEIVDAVNEESDTNLRRMGGLSPEEDVFAPVSKAVKTRWAWLAINLCTAFVASRVIGLFEHTISQLVALAALMPIVAGIGGNTGNQTITMIVRALALHQIEVGNISRLMLRELGVAIINGVVWGGIMGVITWLLYGDAAMGGVMTLAMLLNLLLAALMGVVIPMTMLKLGRDPAVGSSVLITALTDTGGFFIFLGLATLFLL; via the coding sequence ATGTCAGCCGCAACCCATAACGTCAAAAAAGTCGCTGAACACCGCCAGCGCATTCTCACACTGCTGTTGAACAATAAGGAATTGGTCGACGGCATTCTCGGCCGGCCAGGGGATGAACACACCCTCAGCCAAAGCGAACTGCTGAACCAGACGGCGGAAATCACCGGCCTGTTGGACGATATGCACGCCGCCGACCTGGCGGACCTGCTGGAAGCGCTGCCGCAGGACGAACGTATGGCGCTGTGGCGGCTGGTGGGCAACAACAAGCGCGGCCAGACGCTGGTGGAGGTTGCCGAGCCGGTCTGGGACAGCCTGATCGAGGAAATGAGCGACAAAGACCTGCTCAAGGCGATCAAAACGCTGGACGTTGACGAACAAGCCTATCTGGCGCAATACCTGCCGCGTAACCTGATGGGCCGCTTGCTGACCTCGCTGGAGCCGGAGCAGCGTGCCCAGGTGCGCGAGATGAGCCAGTACGCCAAAGACAGCGTCGGCTGGATGATGGACTTCGAACTGGTGACGGTGCGGCCGGACGTCACGCTCGGCGCGGTGCACCGCTTTTTGCGCATGCGCAAAACCATTCCCGACGCCACCGATAAACTGTTCGTCACCGACCGCAAAAACACCCTGCTGGGCGAGCTGCCGCTGACCGCAGTCCTGCTGAACGATCCGGAAATCCCGGTGCGCGAAGTGATGGACAGCGATCCCGCTACCTTTCAGCCTGAAGACAAGGCCGATGAAGCGGCCGGCGCCTTCGAACGTTACGACCTGATCAGCGCCCCGGTGGTTGACGCCAAGGGCAAGCTGATGGGCCGCCTGACCATCGAAGAGATCGTCGACGCCGTCAACGAAGAGAGCGACACCAACCTGCGCCGCATGGGCGGTTTGAGCCCGGAAGAAGACGTATTCGCCCCGGTCAGCAAAGCGGTCAAGACCCGCTGGGCCTGGCTGGCGATCAACCTCTGCACCGCGTTCGTCGCTTCGCGAGTGATCGGCCTGTTCGAACATACCATTTCCCAACTGGTGGCGCTGGCGGCGCTGATGCCGATCGTCGCCGGCATCGGCGGCAACACCGGCAACCAGACCATCACCATGATCGTGCGCGCGCTGGCGCTGCACCAGATCGAAGTCGGCAACATCTCGCGCCTGATGCTCAGAGAGCTGGGGGTGGCCATCATCAACGGCGTGGTGTGGGGCGGCATCATGGGCGTGATCACCTGGCTGCTGTACGGCGACGCGGCGATGGGCGGCGTGATGACGCTGGCCATGCTCCTCAACCTGCTGCTGGCGGCGCTGATGGGCGTGGTGATCCCGATGACCATGCTCAAACTGGGGCGCGATCCGGCGGTCGGCTCAAGCGTGCTCATTACCGCGTTGACCGACACCGGCGGCTTCTTCATCTTCCTCGGCCTCGCCACCCTGTTCCTGCTGTAA
- the ppk1 gene encoding polyphosphate kinase 1, with product MGQEKLYIEKELSWLSFNERVLQEAADKSNPLIERMRFLGIYSNNLDEFYKVRFADLKRRILISEEQGSAGASRHLLKKIQAKVLKTDQEFDGLYNDLLLEMARNQIFLINERQVSENQQIWLRQYFKQHLRQHITPILINHDTNLVQFLKDDYTYLAVEIIRGARIDYALLEIPSDKVPRFVNLPPEAPRRRKPMILLDNILRYCLDDIFKGFFDYDALNAYSMKMTRDAEYDLVTEMESSLLELMSSSLKQRLTAEPVRFVYQRDMPNEMVELLRGKLGISNYDSVIAGGRYHNFKDFISFPNVGKANLVNKPLPRLRHIWFDGFRNGFDAIREKDVLLYYPYHTFEHVLELLRQASFDPSVLAIKINIYRVAKDSRIIESMIHAAHNGKKVTVVVELQARFDEEANIHWAKRLTEAGVHVIFSAPGLKIHAKLFLISRREGDEIVRYAHIGTGNFNEKTARIYTDYSLLTADSRITNEVRRVFNFIENPYRPVTFDNLMVSPQNSRLKLYELIDNEIANAQAGEQAGIMLKINNLVDKGLVDRLYTASGAGVKIRLLVRGMCSLIPNLPGISDNIQVISIVDRFLEHDRVYVFDNKGDKRVYLSSADWMTRNIDYRIEVAVSLLDPALKQRVLDILEILFSDTVKARYVDKELSNQYVPRGNRRKVRAQVAIYEYLKALEQPGQ from the coding sequence ATGGGTCAGGAAAAGCTCTACATCGAAAAAGAACTAAGCTGGTTATCCTTTAATGAACGCGTGTTGCAGGAAGCCGCAGATAAGAGCAATCCCCTGATTGAACGTATGCGTTTTCTGGGCATTTACTCCAACAACCTCGACGAGTTCTATAAAGTCCGCTTCGCCGATCTCAAACGGCGCATCCTGATCAGCGAAGAACAAGGCTCCGCCGGCGCCTCGCGCCACCTGCTGAAAAAGATCCAGGCCAAGGTGCTGAAAACCGATCAGGAGTTCGACGGCCTGTACAACGATCTGCTGCTGGAAATGGCGCGCAATCAGATCTTCCTGATCAACGAACGCCAGGTGTCCGAGAACCAGCAAATCTGGCTGCGGCAATATTTCAAACAGCATCTGCGCCAGCACATCACGCCGATCCTGATCAACCACGACACCAACCTGGTGCAGTTCCTGAAAGACGATTACACCTACCTGGCGGTGGAGATCATCCGCGGCGCGCGCATCGACTATGCGCTGCTGGAGATCCCCTCCGACAAGGTGCCGCGCTTCGTCAATCTGCCGCCGGAAGCGCCGCGCCGCCGTAAGCCGATGATCCTGCTGGACAACATTCTGCGCTACTGCCTGGACGATATCTTCAAGGGCTTCTTCGACTACGACGCGCTCAACGCCTACTCGATGAAAATGACCCGCGACGCGGAGTACGATCTGGTCACCGAAATGGAATCCAGCCTGCTGGAACTGATGTCCTCCAGCCTGAAACAGCGCCTGACCGCCGAGCCGGTGCGCTTCGTGTATCAGCGCGACATGCCGAACGAAATGGTGGAACTGCTGCGCGGCAAGCTGGGCATCTCCAACTACGATTCGGTGATCGCCGGCGGCCGCTACCACAACTTCAAGGATTTCATCAGTTTCCCGAACGTCGGCAAGGCCAACCTGGTCAACAAGCCGCTGCCGCGCCTGCGCCACATCTGGTTCGACGGTTTCCGCAACGGCTTCGACGCCATTCGCGAAAAAGACGTGCTGCTCTACTACCCGTACCACACCTTCGAGCACGTGCTGGAGCTGCTGCGCCAGGCGTCGTTCGATCCGAGCGTGTTGGCTATCAAGATCAACATCTACCGGGTGGCGAAAGATTCGCGCATCATCGAATCGATGATCCACGCCGCGCACAACGGCAAGAAAGTTACGGTGGTGGTCGAGCTGCAGGCGCGCTTCGACGAAGAGGCCAACATTCACTGGGCGAAACGCCTGACCGAAGCCGGCGTGCACGTGATCTTCTCCGCACCGGGCCTGAAAATCCACGCCAAACTGTTCCTGATTTCGCGCCGTGAAGGCGATGAAATTGTGCGCTATGCTCATATCGGTACCGGCAACTTTAACGAAAAAACCGCGCGCATCTACACCGACTATTCGCTGTTGACCGCCGACTCACGCATCACCAACGAGGTGCGCCGGGTATTCAACTTTATCGAGAACCCCTACCGGCCGGTCACCTTCGACAACCTGATGGTGTCGCCGCAGAACTCGCGCCTGAAGCTGTATGAGCTGATCGACAACGAAATCGCCAACGCCCAGGCCGGGGAACAGGCCGGCATTATGTTGAAAATTAATAATCTGGTGGATAAAGGGCTGGTAGATCGGTTATATACCGCGTCCGGCGCCGGCGTGAAGATCCGCCTGCTGGTGCGGGGCATGTGTTCCCTGATTCCCAACCTGCCGGGGATCAGCGACAATATTCAGGTGATCAGCATCGTCGATCGCTTTTTGGAACACGATCGGGTTTACGTTTTCGACAATAAAGGTGACAAACGGGTGTATCTGTCCTCCGCCGACTGGATGACCCGTAACATAGATTACCGTATCGAAGTGGCGGTATCGCTGCTGGATCCGGCGCTGAAACAGCGCGTTCTGGACATCCTGGAGATCCTGTTCAGCGATACGGTCAAGGCCCGTTATGTGGATAAAGAACTGAGCAACCAGTACGTGCCGCGCGGCAACCGCCGCAAAGTGCGTGCCCAGGTGGCTATTTACGAGTATTTAAAAGCTCTGGAACAACCAGGACAGTAG
- a CDS encoding YfgG family protein, translated as MRKKTTGQMTKIVLFISFIILVGRLLYAAVVAVPHHQEKKQAAAQNAAEVSAPQQDASSE; from the coding sequence ATGCGCAAGAAAACCACCGGACAGATGACGAAGATAGTGTTGTTTATCAGCTTTATCATTTTAGTCGGCCGACTGCTGTACGCCGCCGTGGTGGCAGTGCCTCATCATCAGGAAAAAAAGCAGGCCGCTGCGCAAAACGCCGCCGAAGTCAGCGCGCCGCAACAGGACGCCTCCTCTGAATAA